The Malus domestica chromosome 10, GDT2T_hap1 genome contains a region encoding:
- the LOC103450800 gene encoding uncharacterized protein — MKDFQGLLDLMQSRTLNAEVAFLNASLIPDVFPLLAAAHKTLVSKSRESLTTRTLHSELVYNYSGSKHITESLKRCGISESSTYVLAARFNASFDEIRSLSHEMPDRTKSSRETCQWERD, encoded by the exons ATGAAGGACTTTCAG GGACTGCTTGATTTGATGCAATCAAGGACACTAAACGCAGAAGTCGCATTCCTGAATGCTTCGCTT ATCCCAGATGTTTTCCCTTTACTTGCAGCTGCACATAAGACTCTTGTATCCAAGTCCCGAGAGTCACTGACAACACGCACTCTTCATTCTGAGCTTGTTTACAATTACTCAGGATCCAAGCAT ATCACAGAGTCCTTGAAAAGATGTGGGATTTCTGAAAGCTCAACCTATGTGCTTGCCGCTCGTTTCAATGCTTCTTTTGATGAGATAAGATCACTGTCTCATGAAATGCCTG ATAGAACAAAAAGCAGTAGAGAAACTTGTCAATGGGAAAGAGATTGA